One part of the Ziziphus jujuba cultivar Dongzao chromosome 2, ASM3175591v1 genome encodes these proteins:
- the LOC107404524 gene encoding beta-glucosidase 44 — MRVPKMVLMVVGLSLVLWAANAEFADTIKLDTGGLRRANFPSGFIFGTASSAYQVEGMADKAGRGPSIWDVFAKIPGIIAENATAEVTVDQYHRYKEDIDIMKHLNFDAYRFSISWSRIFPEGTGKINWEGVAYYNRLIDYMLKRGITPFANLYHYDLPQELEDRYMGLLSDKVVKDYADYADFCFKTFGDRVKNWYTFNEPRVTSALGYDNGFFAPGRCSKAFGNCTAGNSATEPYIATHNLILAHAAAVQRYREKYQKTQKGRIGILLDFVWYEPLTRGIKDQYAAQRARDFHIGWFIHPLTYGEYPKTMQEIVGDRLPKFTEDQVKLVKGSFDYLGINQYTSYYMYAPHTPPKALGYQEDWHVGFAYSKNGVPIGPKANSYWLYNVPWGMYKALMYVKDRYQNPTVILSENGMDDPGNVTIPEGLYDTTRINYYRNYIRQMKKAIDDGANVIGYFAWSIVDNFEWRSGYTSRFGIVYIDWKNNLKRIPKLSAYWFRQILSSVTN, encoded by the exons atgaGAGTGCCAAAGATGGTATTAATGGTGGTTGGTCTTTCTCTTGTGCTGTGGGCAGCAAATGCAGAATTTGCTGATACTATAAAATTGGACACCGGTGGGTTGCGCAGAGCCAATTTTCCATCCGGCTTCATCTTTGGAACGGCGTCGTCTGCTTATCAAGTCGAAGGAATGGCCGACAAGGCTGGCCGTGGACCAAGCATTTGGGATGTGTTCGCCAAAATTCCCG GAATTATTGCAGAAAATGCAACCGCAGAAGTGACGGTGGACCAGTACCATCGCTATAAA GAAGATATTGATATTATGAAACACCTGAACTTTGATGCCTATCGCTTTTCAATTTCATGGTCCAGAATTTTCCCAG AGGGTACTGGAAAAATAAATTGGGAAGGAGTTGCATACTACAATAGGTTGATTGACTACATGCTTAAAAGag gAATTACTCCATTTGCAAATCTATATCATTATGATCTTCCTCAAGAACTTGAGGATAGGTATATGGGATTGTTAAGTGACAAAGTGGT AAAGGATTACGCGGACTATGCAGATTTTTGTTTCAAGACATTTGGAGACAGAGTGAAGAACTGGTATACCTTCAATGAACCAAGAGTAACATCTGCCCTTGGTTATGATAATGGATTTTTTGCACCAGGAAGGTGCTCTAAAGCTTTTGGAAACTGTACGGCTGGGAATTCAGCAACTGAGCCTTATATTGCAACACATAACTTGATTTTAGCTCATGCAGCTGCTGTACAAAGATACCGCGAAAAGTACCAA AAAACACAAAAGGGAAGGATTGGAATTCTTTTAGATTTTGTATGGTATGAGCCTCTTACCCGAGGAATAAAAGACCAATATGCAGCACAAAGGGCAAGAGACTTTCACATTggatg GTTCATCCACCCACTAACATATGGCGAGTATCCAAAAACAATGCAAGAAATAGTTGGTGATAGACTGCCTAAGTTCACTGAAGATCAGGTTAAACTTGTGAAAGGCTCATTTGATTATTTGGGTATTAACCAGTATACTTCTTACTACATGTATGCTCCACATACCCCACCAAAGGCCTTGGGTTACCAGGAGGATTGGCATGTGGGTTTTGCTT ACTCGAAAAATGGAGTTCCTATTGGTCCAAAA GCAAATTCTTATTGGCTTTACAATGTACCATGGGGTATGTACAAGGCTTTGATGTACGTAAAGGATCGGTACCAAAACCCTACTGTAATTTTATCAGAAAATG GCATGGATGATCCTGGTAATGTGACAATTCCTGAAGGATTATATGACACCACGAGGATCAACTACTACAGAAATTATATACGCCAAATGAAGAAGGCAATAGATGATGGTGCAAATGTTATTGGGTATTTTGCATGGTCAATCGTGGACAATTTTGAATGGAGATCAGGATACACATCCAGATTTGGCATCGTCTATATAGATTGGAAGAACAATCTCAAGAGGATTCCCAAGTTGTCTGCCTATTGGTTCAGGCAAATACTAAGCTCTGTTACAAATTAG
- the LOC112489743 gene encoding beta-glucosidase 44-like isoform X1, translating to MRLPILVFGSVLSLCVAYEASEFADTIRLDTGGLSRDKFPTGFTFGTASSAYQVEGMADKDGRGPSVWDEFVKIPGTIADNSTGEVSVDQYNRYKEDIDIMKNLKFDAYRFSISWSRISQGTGRVDWQGVAYYNRLINYLLEKGITPYVNLFHYDLPEALEKKYLGLLSDQVVKDYADYADFCFEQFGDRVKNWFTFNEPRVSAALGYDNGLFAPGRCSKAFGNCTTGNSATEPYIVTHNVILSHAAAVQRYREKYQQTQKGRIGIILDFVWLEPLTRSKADNYAAQRARDFQVGWYIHPITYGEYPRTMQEIVGDRLPKFTKEQVKMVKGSIDYVGINQYTTYYMYDPHYTTKPKDLGYQQDWNCGFAYEKNGVPIGPRAHSAALYEVPWGMYKALMYIKERYGNPTIIVSENGMDDPGNVTLPEGLYDTKRIHYYRSYLTQMKKAMDDGANIIGYFAWSIVDNFEWRSGYTSRFGIVFIDWKSNLKRIPKLSAYWFRQVLGNY from the exons ATGAGACTTccaattttggtttttggttctGTTCTTAGTCTGTGTGTGGCATATGAAGCATCAGAATTTGCAGACACAATCCGATTGGACACCGGTGGGTTGAGCAGAGACAAGTTTCCGACGGGCTTCACTTTCGGAACAGCATCGTCTGCTTACCAGGTGGAAGGAATGGCCGATAAGGATGGTCGTGGACCAAGTGTTTGGGATGAATTTGTCAAAATTCCTG GAACTATTGCAGATAATTCAACAGGAGAAGTCTCGGTGGACCAGTATAATCGCTATAAA GAAGATATTGATATCatgaaaaatctcaaatttGATGCCTATCGCTTCTCAATTTCATGGTCCAGAATTTCCCAg GGTACTGGAAGAGTAGATTGGCAAGGAGTTGCATACTACAATAGGTTGATTAACTACTTGCTCGAAAAAG GCATTACTCCATATGTAAATCTATTTCATTATGATCTTCCTGAAGCACTTGAGAAGAAGTACTTGGGATTGTTGAGTGACCAAGTAGt AAAGGATTATGCGGACTATGCAGATTTTTGTTTCGAGCAGTTTGGAGATAGAGTGAAGAACTGGTTTACCTTCAATGAACCAAGAGTATCAGCTGCTCTTGGTTATGATAATGGATTGTTTGCTCCAGGAAGATGCTCTAAAGCTTTTGGAAACTGTACAACTGGGAATTCAGCAACTGAGCCTTATATTGTAACACACAACGTGATTTTATCACATGCAGCTGCTGTACAAAGATACCGCGAAAAGTACCAA CAAACACAAAAGGGAAGGATTGggattattttagattttgtatGGCTAGAGCCTCTTACGCGATCAAAGGCTGACAACTATGCAGCACAAAGAGCAAGAGACTTTCAAGTTGGATG GTACATTCACCCAATTACCTACGGTGAATATCCAAGAACAATGCAAGAAATTGTTGGTGATAGATTGCCTAAGTTCACTAAAGAGCAAGTTAAAATGGTGAAAGGCTCAATTGATTATGTGGGTATCAACCAGTATACTACTTACTACATGTATGATCCACATTATACAACTAAACCAAAGGATTTGGGTTATCAGCAAGACTGGAATTGTGGATTTGCTT ATGAAAAAAATGGAGTTCCTATAGGTCCAAGA GCACATTCTGCTGCTCTTTATGAAGTACCATGGGGTATGTACAAGGCTTTAATGTACATAAAAGAGCGTTATGGAAACCCTACGATAATCGTATCAGAAAATG gcATGGATGATCCAGGAAATGTGACACTTCCGGAAGGATTATATGACACAAAAAGGATCCACTACTACAGAAGTTATTTGACACAAATGAAGAAGGCAATGGATGATGGAGCAAATATTATAGGCTACTTTGCATGGTCAATTGTGGATAACTTTGAATGGAGGTCTGGTTACACTTCTAGGTTTGGCATTGTCTTTATTGATTGGAAGAGCAACCTGAAGAGGATTCCTAAATTGTCTGCCTATTGGTTCAGACAAGTACTGGGCAATTACTAA
- the LOC112489743 gene encoding beta-glucosidase 44-like isoform X2, with product MRLPILVFGSVLSLCVAYEASEFADTIRLDTGGLSRDKFPTGFTFGTASSAYQVEGMADKDGRGPSVWDEFVKIPGTIADNSTGEVSVDQYNRYKVYFCFEQFGDRVKNWFTFNEPRVSAALGYDNGLFAPGRCSKAFGNCTTGNSATEPYIVTHNVILSHAAAVQRYREKYQQTQKGRIGIILDFVWLEPLTRSKADNYAAQRARDFQVGWYIHPITYGEYPRTMQEIVGDRLPKFTKEQVKMVKGSIDYVGINQYTTYYMYDPHYTTKPKDLGYQQDWNCGFAYEKNGVPIGPRAHSAALYEVPWGMYKALMYIKERYGNPTIIVSENGIK from the exons ATGAGACTTccaattttggtttttggttctGTTCTTAGTCTGTGTGTGGCATATGAAGCATCAGAATTTGCAGACACAATCCGATTGGACACCGGTGGGTTGAGCAGAGACAAGTTTCCGACGGGCTTCACTTTCGGAACAGCATCGTCTGCTTACCAGGTGGAAGGAATGGCCGATAAGGATGGTCGTGGACCAAGTGTTTGGGATGAATTTGTCAAAATTCCTG GAACTATTGCAGATAATTCAACAGGAGAAGTCTCGGTGGACCAGTATAATCGCTATAAAGTAT ATTTTTGTTTCGAGCAGTTTGGAGATAGAGTGAAGAACTGGTTTACCTTCAATGAACCAAGAGTATCAGCTGCTCTTGGTTATGATAATGGATTGTTTGCTCCAGGAAGATGCTCTAAAGCTTTTGGAAACTGTACAACTGGGAATTCAGCAACTGAGCCTTATATTGTAACACACAACGTGATTTTATCACATGCAGCTGCTGTACAAAGATACCGCGAAAAGTACCAA CAAACACAAAAGGGAAGGATTGggattattttagattttgtatGGCTAGAGCCTCTTACGCGATCAAAGGCTGACAACTATGCAGCACAAAGAGCAAGAGACTTTCAAGTTGGATG GTACATTCACCCAATTACCTACGGTGAATATCCAAGAACAATGCAAGAAATTGTTGGTGATAGATTGCCTAAGTTCACTAAAGAGCAAGTTAAAATGGTGAAAGGCTCAATTGATTATGTGGGTATCAACCAGTATACTACTTACTACATGTATGATCCACATTATACAACTAAACCAAAGGATTTGGGTTATCAGCAAGACTGGAATTGTGGATTTGCTT ATGAAAAAAATGGAGTTCCTATAGGTCCAAGA GCACATTCTGCTGCTCTTTATGAAGTACCATGGGGTATGTACAAGGCTTTAATGTACATAAAAGAGCGTTATGGAAACCCTACGATAATCGTATCAGAAAATGGTATCAAATAG